The following are encoded together in the Mycolicibacterium arabiense genome:
- a CDS encoding LLM class flavin-dependent oxidoreductase, which produces MQVQPAAFFRTTLPIDLEALARVDDGRYHSVWLPDHMVSFWPDSIWTPEFTDLAEASPSPHRHLDGMAVAAAAAVLTQRVPLATSVVDTVRRHPVMLAQSALTIDHLAKGRFILGLGSGETENVVPYGFDFAAPVSRFEEALQVIRLLWESHGPVDFSGRFYQLRHARLDTEPYDGHFPEIWIGASGPRMLEITGRYADGWWPAGAWTPDHYAEMLGAVRTSAERAGRDPMAITPCFIQVCLIGDDDELAEIVAAPLVRAFLLQVSAKTLADFGFEHPCGDQWRGFQDIDPATMPRERIVDFLDRVDPAAILAVVPHGSPRQVATRIKEFVDAGLRVPKILDYGAMAGRRHAAASAERVRATEDALLELCGQS; this is translated from the coding sequence GTGCAGGTACAGCCCGCTGCGTTCTTTCGAACCACGCTGCCCATCGACCTCGAAGCTCTCGCGCGGGTCGACGACGGCAGGTACCACTCGGTCTGGCTGCCCGACCACATGGTCAGCTTCTGGCCCGACTCGATCTGGACGCCTGAGTTCACCGACCTCGCCGAGGCGTCGCCGTCCCCGCATCGCCACCTCGACGGCATGGCCGTCGCGGCCGCGGCCGCCGTCCTGACCCAGCGGGTCCCGCTCGCCACCAGCGTCGTCGACACCGTCCGGCGCCACCCCGTGATGCTGGCGCAGTCCGCGCTGACGATCGACCACCTCGCCAAGGGCCGGTTCATCCTGGGCCTCGGCAGTGGCGAGACCGAGAACGTCGTGCCGTACGGTTTCGACTTCGCCGCGCCCGTCAGTCGTTTCGAGGAGGCGCTGCAGGTGATCCGCCTGCTCTGGGAGAGCCACGGGCCGGTCGACTTCTCCGGCCGGTTCTACCAACTCCGACACGCCCGCCTCGACACCGAACCGTACGACGGGCACTTCCCCGAGATCTGGATCGGGGCGAGCGGGCCGCGGATGCTCGAGATCACCGGCCGCTACGCCGACGGGTGGTGGCCGGCGGGCGCCTGGACGCCCGACCACTACGCCGAGATGCTCGGGGCGGTGCGCACGTCGGCCGAACGCGCGGGCCGCGACCCTATGGCGATCACGCCGTGCTTCATCCAGGTTTGTCTGATCGGCGACGACGACGAACTCGCCGAGATCGTCGCGGCGCCGCTGGTTCGGGCCTTCCTGCTGCAGGTGTCGGCGAAGACGTTGGCGGACTTCGGTTTCGAGCACCCCTGCGGCGACCAGTGGCGAGGATTCCAGGACATCGACCCCGCCACCATGCCCCGCGAGCGCATCGTCGACTTCCTCGACCGGGTCGACCCCGCCGCCATCCTCGCCGTCGTGCCGCACGGCTCGCCGCGTCAGGTCGCCACTCGGATCAAGGAGTTCGTCGACGCCGGACTGCGCGTACCGAAGATCCTCGACTACGGTGCCATGGCCGGACGCCGCCACGCCGCGGCGTCGGCCGAACGCGTCCGCGCCACCGAGGACGCCCTGCTCGAACTGTGCGGGCAGTCATGA
- a CDS encoding crotonase/enoyl-CoA hydratase family protein encodes MADTYESLTVDVDEHVARVTLTGPGKGNAMGPEFWAELPTAFAALDADPDVRAIVLTGSGRNFSYGLDLTSMGGTLAPVLAEGALARPRAEFHRDLKKMQGAITAVADCRTPVIASVHGWCIGGGVDLISAVDIRYASADAKFSVREIKLAMVADVGSLARLPLILNDGHLRELALTGKDIDAARAEKIGLVNDVFGDAEASLAAAHQTAREIAANPPLVVQGVKDVLDEQRTAQVAASLRYVAAWNSAFLPSKDLTEGITAMFAKRPPEFTGE; translated from the coding sequence ATGGCCGACACCTACGAATCCCTGACCGTCGACGTCGACGAGCACGTCGCCCGGGTCACCCTGACCGGCCCCGGCAAGGGCAACGCGATGGGCCCGGAGTTCTGGGCCGAACTGCCAACGGCGTTCGCGGCGCTGGACGCCGACCCGGACGTGCGCGCGATCGTGCTGACCGGGTCGGGCCGCAACTTCAGCTACGGCCTGGACCTGACGTCGATGGGCGGCACGCTCGCGCCGGTTCTCGCCGAGGGCGCGTTGGCGCGGCCCCGCGCCGAGTTCCACCGGGACCTGAAGAAGATGCAGGGCGCGATCACCGCGGTCGCGGACTGTCGCACGCCGGTCATCGCCTCGGTGCACGGGTGGTGCATCGGCGGTGGTGTCGACCTCATCTCGGCGGTCGACATCCGCTACGCCAGCGCCGATGCCAAGTTCTCGGTGCGCGAGATCAAGCTGGCCATGGTCGCCGACGTCGGCTCGCTCGCACGCCTGCCGCTGATCCTCAACGACGGGCACCTGCGCGAGTTGGCGCTGACGGGCAAGGACATCGACGCGGCCAGGGCGGAGAAGATCGGTCTGGTCAACGACGTCTTCGGTGATGCCGAGGCGTCGCTGGCCGCCGCGCACCAGACGGCTCGCGAGATTGCGGCCAACCCACCACTGGTGGTCCAGGGCGTCAAGGACGTCCTCGACGAGCAGCGCACGGCGCAGGTCGCCGCCAGCCTGCGCTACGTCGCAGCGTGGAACTCGGCCTTCCTCCCCAGCAAGGACCTCACCGAGGGCATCACGGCGATGTTCGCCAAGCGCCCACCCGAGTTCACCGGCGAGTAG
- a CDS encoding winged helix-turn-helix transcriptional regulator, whose product MTQLGRYTCGLDAAMDVVDGKWKPLILWELQDGPKRFNALHRSLTGISQKMLTQNLKELQRHGVVHRESYHEVPPRVEYSMTPAGRELLDALEPLGDWATKHIGLICAADAG is encoded by the coding sequence GTGACTCAACTCGGCAGATACACCTGCGGCCTGGACGCGGCGATGGACGTCGTCGACGGGAAGTGGAAGCCGCTCATTCTGTGGGAGCTGCAGGACGGGCCCAAGCGGTTCAACGCGTTGCACCGCAGCCTGACCGGCATCTCGCAGAAGATGCTGACGCAGAATCTCAAGGAACTGCAGCGCCACGGCGTCGTCCACCGCGAGAGCTATCACGAGGTACCACCTCGGGTCGAGTACTCGATGACGCCCGCGGGCCGCGAACTGCTCGATGCACTCGAGCCGCTCGGCGATTGGGCGACCAAGCACATCGGACTGATCTGCGCGGCAGACGCCGGCTAG
- a CDS encoding pyridoxal phosphate-dependent aminotransferase yields the protein MTARLRPLLADLPAYTPGRTVPGAIKIASNETTDGPLPSVRAAVAAAMDTINRYPDNGYLELRDVLAKTLDGGSFAPEHIAVGCGSVSLCQQLIQITSSVGDEVLFGWRSFEIYPLQVRTAGATPVQVPLRDHTFDLDAMLAAVTDRTRLIFVCNPNNPTSTVVDPAALARFVAAVPSDILIAIDEAYVEYIRDDMLPDSFGLAREHSNVVVLRTFSKAYGLAGLRVGYAVGDPDVITALGKVYVPFTATSVSQAAAIASLEAADELLARTDVVVAERSRVTATLREAGFEVPPSQANFVWLPLAERTDDFVNSAADNRLLVRPYGQDGVRVTVAAKHENDAFLEFATHWIGRE from the coding sequence GTGACCGCCCGCCTGCGCCCCTTGCTGGCCGATCTGCCCGCCTACACGCCGGGCCGAACGGTGCCGGGTGCCATCAAGATCGCGAGCAACGAGACCACCGACGGTCCGCTGCCCAGCGTGCGGGCTGCCGTCGCCGCCGCGATGGACACCATCAACCGCTATCCGGACAACGGCTACCTCGAACTACGCGACGTCCTCGCCAAGACGCTCGACGGCGGATCGTTCGCCCCGGAGCACATCGCGGTCGGCTGCGGATCGGTCAGCCTGTGCCAGCAGCTCATCCAGATCACGTCCTCGGTGGGCGACGAGGTGCTGTTCGGCTGGCGCAGCTTCGAGATCTATCCCCTGCAGGTGCGGACCGCGGGTGCGACCCCGGTGCAGGTGCCGCTGCGCGACCACACCTTCGACCTCGACGCCATGCTCGCCGCGGTCACCGACCGCACCCGGCTCATCTTCGTCTGCAACCCGAACAACCCCACCAGCACGGTCGTCGACCCCGCGGCCCTGGCCCGGTTCGTCGCCGCGGTACCCAGCGACATCCTGATCGCGATCGACGAGGCCTACGTCGAGTACATCCGCGACGACATGCTGCCCGACAGCTTCGGCCTGGCCCGCGAGCACTCGAACGTCGTCGTGCTCCGCACCTTCTCGAAGGCCTACGGCCTGGCAGGCCTCCGCGTCGGCTACGCCGTCGGCGATCCGGACGTCATCACCGCGCTCGGCAAGGTCTACGTGCCGTTCACGGCGACCAGCGTGTCCCAGGCCGCGGCCATCGCCTCGCTGGAGGCGGCCGACGAGCTACTGGCCCGCACCGACGTCGTGGTGGCCGAACGGAGCCGCGTGACGGCGACGCTGCGCGAGGCCGGTTTCGAGGTGCCGCCGTCGCAGGCCAACTTCGTCTGGTTGCCACTGGCCGAGCGGACCGACGACTTCGTCAACAGCGCCGCCGACAACCGTCTGCTGGTCCGGCCGTACGGCCAGGACGGCGTGCGGGTGACGGTCGCCGCGAAGCACGAGAACGACGCGTTCCTGGAGTTCGCCACCCACTGGATAGGACGAGAATGA
- a CDS encoding putative bifunctional diguanylate cyclase/phosphodiesterase, which translates to MPNDGLDLGVRVLKNRIQPVILTAGIAVAVFATWLGAGWGGPDVTAAVSALGSLGFSTLAFGCALTAAIRTPLLRGRAWLAVAVGLFGWVVGDAIWACYGLVLHAEPPSPSIADVAYLVLPVGTIVAFVITASARRLVGLRPLIDGLIITSSLFLVSWVVVLRQIFAAYQGSRAELATSLAYAVADVFMVAISVLVLTSAPPSHRRVLALVTAGLTTLAITDSLLVYLNARGVRTSDLLVVGWAVGLVLLSAGALLAIRNTDHEAPGKPHSSRLWQWLPYVPMAIAAAVGLIFLSSITAAIPVLVSGGVLVGAALIRQLIMLLDNRTLLDAVADQALRDPLTGLANRLLFSDRLNHAMEMRDRDGRRVAVLSLDLDEFKLVNDNLGHPAGDALLRAVAERLVTVVPTGDTVARLGGDEFAILIEDGPQPAETTAQRVVEVFDKAFFLEGEEVFMHPSVGLAVTPGLEDDEATADELFRRADIAMYAAKRAGVGGVQTFTADMRHVDRTETQSASWHSGKRRRSPVAGIQLLGQLRRAIDDDELDLVYQPKISLTTGNTVGVEALVRWPHPEFGVLTPNQFLPLVRQNGLMGAVTDLVLYRAAHDAVTWYDAGQCDIPVAINLFAPSLNDLALPDRIAAALDRTGLPPAALSVEITEHLLLANIRRAGGVIQRLRANGIRIAIDDFGSGYATMSYLRDLPIDELKLDRQFIAPVLRSERAAAIVQSVIDLAHALGIACVAEGVENEDTANWLREAGCDVAQGHYFARPMAAEALRERCQLGCSNSAIFPITN; encoded by the coding sequence GTGCCCAACGATGGCCTCGATCTGGGGGTTCGCGTCCTGAAGAACAGAATTCAGCCGGTGATCTTGACCGCAGGCATCGCCGTCGCCGTGTTTGCCACCTGGCTCGGCGCAGGTTGGGGCGGACCGGACGTCACGGCGGCCGTCAGCGCGCTGGGCTCACTCGGATTCTCCACACTCGCCTTCGGGTGCGCGCTCACCGCCGCGATCCGCACCCCGCTATTGCGCGGTCGCGCGTGGCTGGCCGTGGCGGTCGGACTGTTCGGCTGGGTCGTCGGCGATGCCATCTGGGCCTGCTACGGGCTCGTGCTGCACGCCGAACCACCGTCGCCGTCCATAGCCGACGTCGCCTACCTGGTCCTGCCGGTCGGCACCATCGTCGCGTTCGTCATCACGGCGTCCGCGCGGCGACTGGTCGGCCTGCGACCGCTCATCGACGGCCTCATCATCACGTCGTCGCTCTTCCTCGTCTCCTGGGTCGTCGTGCTGCGACAGATCTTCGCCGCCTATCAGGGAAGTCGCGCGGAACTGGCGACGTCGCTCGCCTACGCCGTCGCCGACGTCTTCATGGTGGCCATCTCGGTGCTGGTGCTGACCTCCGCACCACCGAGCCATCGGCGGGTCCTCGCGCTGGTCACCGCAGGCCTGACGACCCTGGCGATCACGGACTCGCTGCTGGTGTACCTCAACGCCAGGGGCGTGCGCACCAGCGACCTGCTCGTCGTCGGATGGGCCGTCGGCCTGGTGCTGCTGAGCGCGGGCGCCCTGCTCGCCATCCGCAACACGGACCACGAGGCGCCCGGCAAGCCGCACTCGTCGCGACTGTGGCAGTGGCTGCCCTACGTCCCGATGGCCATCGCCGCCGCCGTCGGGCTGATCTTCCTGTCGTCGATCACGGCGGCCATCCCAGTGCTCGTTTCGGGCGGAGTCCTGGTGGGCGCGGCCCTGATCCGGCAGCTGATCATGCTGCTGGACAACAGAACCCTGCTGGACGCCGTCGCGGATCAGGCTCTACGCGATCCGCTCACCGGGCTGGCCAACCGCCTACTGTTCTCCGATCGCCTGAATCACGCGATGGAGATGCGCGACCGCGACGGCCGCCGCGTCGCGGTGCTGTCGCTCGACCTCGACGAGTTCAAGCTCGTCAACGACAACCTCGGACACCCGGCCGGTGACGCGCTGCTGCGCGCCGTCGCCGAACGGCTCGTCACCGTCGTTCCGACCGGCGACACGGTCGCGCGCCTGGGCGGCGACGAGTTCGCGATCCTCATCGAGGATGGACCGCAGCCCGCCGAGACCACGGCGCAACGCGTGGTCGAGGTGTTCGACAAGGCGTTCTTCCTCGAGGGCGAAGAGGTGTTCATGCACCCCAGCGTCGGATTGGCCGTCACCCCCGGCCTCGAGGACGACGAGGCGACTGCCGACGAACTGTTCCGCCGGGCCGACATCGCGATGTACGCCGCCAAGCGCGCCGGCGTCGGAGGTGTGCAGACCTTCACCGCCGACATGCGGCACGTCGACCGCACCGAAACGCAGAGTGCGTCATGGCATTCAGGCAAGCGCCGACGCTCCCCCGTCGCGGGAATCCAATTGCTCGGGCAGCTGCGCCGGGCCATCGACGACGACGAACTCGACCTCGTCTACCAGCCCAAGATCAGCCTCACCACGGGCAACACCGTCGGAGTCGAGGCGCTGGTGCGCTGGCCCCATCCGGAGTTCGGCGTGCTGACCCCGAACCAGTTCCTGCCCCTGGTGCGCCAGAACGGCCTGATGGGCGCGGTCACCGATCTGGTGCTGTATCGGGCCGCCCACGACGCGGTGACGTGGTACGACGCCGGTCAGTGCGACATACCGGTCGCCATCAACCTGTTCGCGCCGTCGCTCAACGACCTGGCCCTGCCCGACCGCATCGCCGCCGCGCTGGACCGCACCGGCCTTCCGCCGGCAGCGCTGTCGGTCGAGATCACCGAACACCTGCTGCTGGCCAACATCCGGCGGGCAGGCGGGGTCATCCAACGACTGCGGGCCAACGGAATCCGCATCGCCATCGACGACTTCGGCAGCGGATACGCCACCATGAGCTACCTGCGCGACCTACCGATCGACGAACTGAAGCTGGACCGCCAATTCATCGCACCGGTGCTGCGCAGCGAGCGTGCGGCGGCCATCGTCCAGTCGGTGATCGACCTGGCCCACGCGCTCGGAATCGCTTGCGTCGCCGAGGGCGTGGAGAACGAGGACACCGCCAACTGGCTGCGCGAGGCAGGCTGCGACGTCGCCCAGGGCCACTACTTCGCCCGGCCCATGGCGGCCGAGGCACTGCGGGAACGGTGTCAGCTCGGCTGCAGCAACTCCGCCATCTTCCCCATCACCAACTGA
- a CDS encoding MmcQ/YjbR family DNA-binding protein yields the protein MSDRPATAADVHRIASSMPHVTRVDGSKGNSIYQVGGKSFVFFRTKRPDAPFDDVIVLWVESDADKLALVQEESSPFFTTDHFNGHRSVLVRASELHRVGLDELTELIQDAWMSQASKRRAQQWLESRG from the coding sequence GTGTCTGACCGTCCGGCCACCGCGGCGGACGTGCACCGGATCGCGTCGTCCATGCCGCACGTCACCCGGGTCGATGGTTCGAAGGGCAACTCGATCTATCAGGTGGGCGGAAAGTCATTCGTGTTCTTCCGGACCAAGCGACCCGACGCACCCTTCGACGACGTGATCGTGCTGTGGGTGGAGTCGGACGCCGACAAGCTTGCGCTGGTTCAGGAGGAGTCGTCGCCCTTCTTCACGACCGACCACTTCAACGGCCACAGGTCCGTGCTGGTGCGCGCCAGCGAACTGCACCGCGTCGGGCTCGACGAACTGACCGAGCTGATCCAGGACGCCTGGATGTCACAGGCGTCGAAGCGGCGCGCTCAGCAGTGGCTGGAGAGCCGCGGCTAG
- a CDS encoding metallophosphoesterase family protein: MRLLLIADTHVPKRAKDMPPAVWDEVARVDVVIHAGDWVEPSLLDDLEGRARRLIGCWGNNDGEELRRRLPERADETLEGVRFTVVHETGQSAGRDARMARLYPDTDVLVFGHSHIPWDATADTGLRLLNPGSPTDRRRQPFCTYMTATVADGSLDDVVLHRV, from the coding sequence ATGCGTTTGCTCCTGATCGCCGACACTCACGTACCCAAGCGCGCCAAGGACATGCCTCCCGCGGTGTGGGACGAAGTCGCGCGCGTCGACGTGGTGATCCACGCGGGGGACTGGGTCGAACCCTCGCTGCTCGACGATCTCGAAGGGCGTGCCCGCCGGTTGATCGGCTGCTGGGGCAACAACGACGGCGAGGAGTTGCGCCGGCGATTGCCCGAGCGTGCGGACGAGACACTCGAGGGCGTGCGGTTCACCGTCGTGCACGAGACGGGCCAGTCCGCCGGGCGCGATGCGCGCATGGCGCGGCTCTATCCGGACACCGACGTACTGGTGTTCGGCCACAGTCACATCCCGTGGGATGCGACGGCTGACACGGGGCTGCGCTTGCTCAATCCCGGTTCGCCGACCGACCGGCGCCGTCAGCCGTTCTGCACGTACATGACGGCGACGGTCGCGGACGGGTCGCTCGACGACGTCGTGCTGCACCGTGTCTGA
- a CDS encoding nuclear transport factor 2 family protein, whose product MTPPAIERWHDFISGGHDPAVLDALLADEVVFHSPALFSPQEGREKTAMYLTAAAKVFGGTDFRYEGQWFAEESAVLEFAATIDGKYVNGIDMIAWNGDGLITSFKVMIRPFSALQLVMGKMAELLQPS is encoded by the coding sequence ATGACACCTCCCGCAATCGAACGCTGGCACGACTTCATCTCTGGCGGGCACGATCCAGCCGTGCTCGACGCCCTGCTCGCCGACGAGGTCGTGTTCCACTCGCCGGCGCTGTTCTCGCCGCAGGAGGGACGGGAGAAGACGGCGATGTATCTGACCGCGGCCGCGAAGGTATTCGGCGGCACGGACTTTCGTTACGAGGGCCAGTGGTTCGCGGAAGAGTCGGCGGTCCTCGAGTTCGCCGCGACGATCGATGGCAAGTACGTCAACGGCATCGACATGATCGCGTGGAACGGCGACGGACTGATCACGTCGTTCAAGGTGATGATCCGGCCGTTCTCGGCCCTTCAGTTGGTGATGGGGAAGATGGCGGAGTTGCTGCAGCCGAGCTGA
- a CDS encoding NAD(P)-dependent oxidoreductase: MDDPRLTPVSFLGVGEMGAALIRAATAAGFPVTAWNRDRSKADVLSGVSVAGSPADAIAAAPTVVVCLFDIASVHEVLDPVVHGLAGHRLINLTTTSPDGARELAAWAAAAGAEYLDGGIMATPPMIGTPNSSVLYSGSRHLFDDSRELLETWGAAEYFGHDAGMASMYDLALLSGMYVMFAGFFHGAAMVGAAGVPAKEFATRAVAWLQAVLPALTEYAEVIDGGDYSLPGQQSLYFSDLTDILDASRQQGISTEVVDVVQRLIHRQIDAGHGRDGFARVIESIKHSEAAA, from the coding sequence ATGGACGACCCAAGACTCACACCCGTTTCGTTCCTCGGGGTCGGCGAGATGGGCGCGGCCCTGATCCGAGCCGCCACCGCCGCCGGGTTCCCGGTCACCGCATGGAACCGCGACCGATCCAAAGCCGATGTCCTGAGCGGTGTTTCGGTCGCCGGCAGCCCTGCCGACGCGATCGCGGCGGCGCCGACGGTGGTGGTGTGTCTGTTCGACATCGCATCGGTGCACGAGGTGCTCGATCCCGTGGTCCACGGGCTCGCCGGCCACCGGCTGATCAATCTCACGACCACCTCGCCTGACGGCGCGCGTGAGCTGGCGGCGTGGGCTGCCGCCGCGGGTGCGGAGTATCTCGACGGCGGCATCATGGCGACGCCTCCAATGATCGGGACGCCAAATTCCAGCGTCCTGTACAGCGGTTCCCGGCACCTCTTCGACGACTCGCGCGAACTCCTCGAGACATGGGGTGCCGCAGAGTACTTCGGTCACGACGCTGGCATGGCGTCGATGTACGACCTGGCGCTGCTGTCGGGCATGTACGTGATGTTCGCCGGTTTCTTCCACGGCGCTGCGATGGTGGGTGCCGCCGGGGTGCCCGCCAAGGAGTTCGCGACCCGCGCGGTCGCGTGGCTGCAGGCCGTGCTCCCCGCGCTCACCGAGTACGCAGAGGTCATCGACGGCGGCGACTACTCACTGCCCGGTCAGCAGAGCCTGTACTTCTCCGACCTGACCGACATCCTCGACGCCAGCCGACAGCAGGGCATCAGCACCGAAGTGGTCGACGTCGTGCAACGCCTGATCCACCGTCAGATCGACGCCGGGCACGGTCGCGACGGGTTCGCCCGCGTGATCGAGAGCATCAAGCACTCCGAGGCGGCGGCATGA
- a CDS encoding Ig-like domain-containing protein: MVRWLKVGAASAGVSAALLGWSAVGPAVGIAGADDSSQSSSASSDSTASKDDKPSSKDEKPASSDSATASNDDEDDTASVADREPAKDDDEVSEVDDEETEPTKESKPTADPELAKVSKPANDAPPVAPEPQPAPARAAAAAPVNIPVESTVTTAAAPETAQAAAAPAPTPPWALQAVSSHDARQQAITAQLNAFTSSVRSLIDALPLHPVFKVHLEGALWTARRTFLNQAPTVAPIVVNSSSGPIAGRVDAVDPEGDRLVYRLSKAPSRGTVLLNPDGFYTYTPGAGFNGVDTFVITADDMGTDLNLINPFRGVGTSAGVLLNQGAITFSFNYTTGAQYWSAEARDALRKAADGMATQFLVTAPVVITYDVTAENSAASNKLAAAGSNLVSETAGFLRTVVQNKLISGVDANGSAADGEIEWNFGHAWGLGDSVGPDEYDFASTAMHELLHSFGFLSYIDARGKNTGRSWTSMDRFIVTSTGAKPIGSGYRWNTAYDGNLTGAKGGLFFGGAHAVAAYGGLVPLFTPNPWESGSSVSHLDDATFTDANQMMMNAKTDTGLGIRVFSPVEVGILRDLGFTVVPQTSTVAMAAMLLVVVRRSRKAPLAKMEA, translated from the coding sequence GTGGTGCGTTGGCTCAAGGTCGGCGCGGCGTCGGCCGGTGTCAGCGCGGCGTTGCTCGGCTGGTCGGCGGTGGGCCCGGCGGTCGGCATTGCGGGCGCCGACGACTCGAGCCAGTCGTCGTCGGCCTCGTCGGATTCCACGGCGTCGAAGGACGACAAGCCGTCGTCCAAGGATGAGAAGCCGGCATCGAGCGATAGCGCGACCGCCTCGAACGACGACGAAGACGACACCGCTTCCGTCGCCGACCGCGAGCCCGCCAAGGACGACGACGAGGTCTCGGAGGTAGACGACGAAGAAACCGAGCCCACCAAAGAGTCGAAGCCCACCGCCGACCCAGAGCTGGCCAAGGTCTCGAAGCCCGCTAACGATGCACCACCCGTAGCGCCCGAGCCTCAGCCCGCGCCCGCGCGCGCGGCAGCGGCTGCGCCCGTCAACATCCCCGTCGAGTCAACCGTCACCACCGCCGCGGCACCAGAGACCGCCCAGGCCGCCGCGGCGCCAGCGCCCACACCGCCGTGGGCACTGCAGGCGGTCAGCTCGCACGACGCGCGGCAGCAGGCCATCACTGCTCAGCTCAACGCATTCACGTCCTCGGTCCGGTCCCTGATCGACGCGCTACCGCTGCATCCCGTCTTCAAGGTGCACCTGGAAGGCGCGCTGTGGACGGCGCGGCGCACGTTCCTCAACCAGGCGCCGACGGTGGCGCCGATCGTTGTGAATTCGTCGAGTGGGCCCATCGCGGGCCGCGTCGACGCGGTGGACCCTGAAGGAGACAGGCTGGTCTATCGCCTCTCCAAGGCGCCGAGCCGGGGCACTGTGCTCCTCAACCCCGACGGTTTCTACACCTACACGCCAGGCGCCGGTTTCAACGGCGTCGATACCTTCGTGATCACGGCGGACGACATGGGGACGGACCTCAACCTGATCAACCCCTTCCGGGGCGTGGGCACCTCGGCGGGCGTGCTGCTGAACCAGGGTGCCATCACGTTCTCGTTCAACTACACGACCGGCGCGCAGTACTGGTCCGCCGAGGCCCGTGACGCCCTGCGCAAGGCCGCCGACGGGATGGCAACCCAATTCCTGGTCACCGCACCGGTCGTCATCACTTACGACGTCACCGCGGAGAACTCGGCGGCGTCGAACAAGCTCGCCGCAGCGGGTAGCAACCTCGTCAGCGAAACGGCGGGCTTCCTCCGGACCGTCGTGCAGAACAAGCTCATCAGCGGCGTCGACGCCAACGGATCCGCCGCCGACGGGGAGATCGAGTGGAACTTCGGGCACGCGTGGGGGCTTGGTGACTCCGTCGGCCCGGACGAGTACGACTTCGCGTCCACGGCGATGCACGAGCTGCTGCACTCGTTCGGCTTCCTGTCCTACATCGACGCGCGGGGCAAGAACACCGGGCGGTCGTGGACGTCCATGGACCGCTTCATCGTCACGTCGACGGGCGCGAAGCCGATCGGGTCTGGATACCGGTGGAACACGGCCTACGACGGCAACCTGACCGGTGCCAAGGGTGGACTGTTCTTCGGGGGCGCCCATGCCGTCGCCGCCTATGGCGGGCTGGTGCCGCTGTTCACTCCGAATCCGTGGGAGAGCGGCAGTTCGGTTTCGCACCTGGACGACGCCACGTTCACCGATGCGAATCAGATGATGATGAACGCCAAGACCGACACTGGTCTCGGCATCAGGGTCTTCAGCCCGGTGGAGGTGGGCATCCTCAGAGATCTCGGATTCACCGTCGTTCCGCAGACGTCGACCGTCGCGATGGCCGCCATGCTGCTCGTGGTGGTTCGGCGATCGCGGAAGGCGCCGCTTGCGAAGATGGAGGCATGA
- a CDS encoding DUF4334 domain-containing protein, whose product MSPAQKTFADFVGRTDEIDDTDLDAFWDTLEPTTIDFMIGEWQGGEFQTGHRANGFMKRLNWFGKTFVSAAEAKPLVCLDADGNKFSNTEAMNGEASLWLEEFRGEVTASMVYDGKPVHDHFKKVDDDTVLGIMNGKGAIDTSSGAPRHLYFYLRRV is encoded by the coding sequence ATGAGCCCCGCGCAGAAGACCTTCGCCGACTTCGTCGGACGTACCGACGAGATCGACGACACCGACCTCGACGCCTTCTGGGACACCCTGGAACCGACCACCATCGACTTCATGATCGGCGAGTGGCAGGGCGGCGAGTTCCAGACGGGACACCGCGCCAACGGCTTCATGAAGCGGCTCAACTGGTTCGGCAAGACGTTCGTCTCGGCGGCCGAGGCCAAGCCGCTGGTGTGCCTCGACGCCGACGGCAACAAGTTCTCCAACACCGAGGCGATGAACGGCGAGGCGAGCCTCTGGCTCGAGGAGTTCCGCGGCGAGGTGACGGCGTCGATGGTCTACGACGGCAAGCCCGTTCACGACCACTTCAAGAAGGTCGACGACGACACCGTGCTGGGCATCATGAACGGCAAGGGAGCCATCGACACGTCGTCGGGCGCCCCTCGCCACCTGTACTTCTACCTGCGTCGCGTCTAG